The genomic window CTGCCAACAGCTTCATCGGCAACTTCACGCCCGAGGACGGTTCCACCGTCGGCGTCGGCATGCCGGTCTCGATCAACTTCGACAAGGCGATCACCAACAAGGCCGACGTCCAGAAGGGGATCACCGTCTCCACCACCTCCGGCCAGGAGGTCGTCGGGCACTGGTTCAACGCCAACCGCATCGACTTCCGCCCCGAGGACTACTGGCAGGAGGGCTCCACCGTCACCCTGAAGCTCGCGCTCGACGGGGTCGAGGGCGCCGAGGGTGTCTACGGTGTGCAGCAGAAGACGGTGTCCTTCAAGATCGGCCGTAACCAGGTCTCGATCGTCGACGCCAAGACCAAGACGATGAAGGTCACGCAGGACGGAAAGGTCGTCAAGACCATTCCGATCTCCGCCGGTTCGCCCGAGAACAAGACGTACCAGGGCGTCATGGTGATGTCGGAGATGTTCAAGGAGACGCGCATGAACGGCGCGACCGTGGGCTTCACCGACGACGACGGCAAGGGCGAGTACGACATCAAGGACGTGCCGCACGCCATCCGCCTCACCACCTCCGGGACGTTCATCCACGGCAACTACTGGGGCGCCGACTCCGTCTTCGGCAACGTCAACACCAGCCACGGCTGTGTCGGTCTGAACGACACCAAGGGTGCGAACGACCCCGACACCGAGGGCGCCTGGTTCTACAACAACTCGATCGTCGGTGACGTCGTGGACATCCGGAACACCGGTGACAAGACGGTCGCCCCGGACAACGGCCTCAACGGCTGGAACCTGAGCTGGGCCGACTGGACGGCCGGCTCGGAGGCCTGATCCGCTGTGGTCTGATCCGCTGTCAGCTGTGAAACACCGGTGCCGCCCCCAAGACTCTTGGGGGCGGCACCGGTGTTTCCGGAAGTGCGCACAGGGTTCTCATCAGGCTCTTATCAAGGACTTATCCCTTCATCACACGGTGTCCCTAGCTTTCGGCCATGTTCTTCACCTACCTGAGGCGCGAACTGCGCCGCCGCAGAAAGGCGGCGCTCGTCGTCGCCTCCGGTCTCGCCCTGGGCATCGCGCTGGTGATCGTGGTCAGTTCCGTGTCGTCGGGCATGGAGAAGGCACAGACCAAGGTGCTCCAATCCCTGTACGGCCTGGGCACGGACATGACCGTCACCAAGGCCGCCGCCGCACCCGGCGAGGACGGCGGCGACCGCCCGCGGTTCGAGTTCGACGCCCAGGACAACGACTCCGACGAGGAACAGAGCAGCGACCTCGTCCGGGTCCAGGGCTTCCAGACCCTTGCGAGCTCGACCGTCGCCGAGGTCGGCGAGCAGGAGGGTGTCTCGGAGGCCGTCGGTGGTCTCAGTCTCCAAGTCGTCAAGGTGAACGGTCAGTTCCGGCAGGGACAGTTCCAGCAGGACGAGGGTGCCGGTGGCCAGCAGCAGGGCACGCCCGGCGGCCAGAACGGCGGCACCGGGCAGCCCGAGGGGCGTGTCGAGGGCGGCGGCGCCGAGTTCGACGTCGACAACTACTCCGTCTACGGCACGGACGTCACCCAGCCCGCCCTCGGCCCGCTGACCTCCTCGAAGATCACCAGCGGTCGTACGTTCAAGACGTCCGAGACGAACGCCGAGGTGGTCGTCGCGGACAAGTCGTACGCCAAGGAGAAGGAGCTGGAGGTCGGTGACAGCGTCACGATCGACAGCGTCAAGTACAAGGTCATCGGGATCGCCACGCCCGACAGCGGGGACGCGGCGGCCAACCTCTACATGCCGCTGAAGCAGGCGCAGACGCTCAGCGACTCCAAGGACAAGGTCACCACGATCTACGTCAAGGCGAGCGACTCGCAGCAGATCGACAGCGTCAAGGCGGCCATCCAGAAGAACATCGACGGGACGACTGTCACGACCTCCGCCGATCTCGCCGAGACGGTCTCCGGGTCTCTCTCCACGGCCTCCGACCTCGCCTCCAACGTCGGCAAGTGGCTGTCCATCGCGGTGCTCGTCGCCGCGTTCCTGGTGGCCGGGCTGCTCACCTCCTCGGCCGTGTCCCGCCGGGTACGGGAGTTCGGCACACTCAAGGCGCTCGGCTGGAAGTCCGGGCGGGTGACCCGGCAGGTCGTCGGTGAGGCCGTCGTCAACGGGCTCGTCGGTGGTGCGCTCGGTATCGCGCTGGGGCTTGGCGGTGCGTACCTCGTCACGGCGATCAGTCCGTCGCTGCAGGCGGAGATCGGCGCGACCGGGGGTGGATTCGGTGGGGGGCCGGGCGGTGGCTTCCCCGGTGGGGGTGGTCCCGGCGGCGGGCAGCAGGCCGCTTCGGACGCGCTCGAAGTGGCCCTCACAGCGCCTGTCAGCGTCAGCACGATCGCCGTCGCGGTGGCGCTTGCCGTCGCGGGTGGGTTGATCGCGGGGGCGTTCGGTGGGTGGCGGGCGTCCCGGCTGCGGCCGGCTGACGCGTTGCGGCGCGTGGAGTAGCCCTGCCGTGTCAGGCACCCGGCGCGCTGGGGCTGGGCGGGGGTGGCTCGCGCCGGCCGGCGCTTGCAGGGTGCCGCCCGCGCCCACCCGTGCCGCCCCAGCGGCACGACTGCCCGAGGCTACGGCAGGCAGATCGGCCAGCTGCGTCCTTCACCAACCAACCCCCTTACGTCTCCCAGGAGTT from Streptomyces sp. DSM 40750 includes these protein-coding regions:
- a CDS encoding L,D-transpeptidase, giving the protein MTNSKRRRGLSVASALLGGVLVLSACSGGGSDNASGNDGGDSSQAKADEAAAEKTSEADIKITPKDGSDNASINNSAKVTVSKGTLTEVTMTTAEGAAVEGEISADKKTWSPSVQLERSTSYKIAAAAKDSDGREAHENASFTTVSPANSFIGNFTPEDGSTVGVGMPVSINFDKAITNKADVQKGITVSTTSGQEVVGHWFNANRIDFRPEDYWQEGSTVTLKLALDGVEGAEGVYGVQQKTVSFKIGRNQVSIVDAKTKTMKVTQDGKVVKTIPISAGSPENKTYQGVMVMSEMFKETRMNGATVGFTDDDGKGEYDIKDVPHAIRLTTSGTFIHGNYWGADSVFGNVNTSHGCVGLNDTKGANDPDTEGAWFYNNSIVGDVVDIRNTGDKTVAPDNGLNGWNLSWADWTAGSEA
- a CDS encoding ABC transporter permease, whose product is MFFTYLRRELRRRRKAALVVASGLALGIALVIVVSSVSSGMEKAQTKVLQSLYGLGTDMTVTKAAAAPGEDGGDRPRFEFDAQDNDSDEEQSSDLVRVQGFQTLASSTVAEVGEQEGVSEAVGGLSLQVVKVNGQFRQGQFQQDEGAGGQQQGTPGGQNGGTGQPEGRVEGGGAEFDVDNYSVYGTDVTQPALGPLTSSKITSGRTFKTSETNAEVVVADKSYAKEKELEVGDSVTIDSVKYKVIGIATPDSGDAAANLYMPLKQAQTLSDSKDKVTTIYVKASDSQQIDSVKAAIQKNIDGTTVTTSADLAETVSGSLSTASDLASNVGKWLSIAVLVAAFLVAGLLTSSAVSRRVREFGTLKALGWKSGRVTRQVVGEAVVNGLVGGALGIALGLGGAYLVTAISPSLQAEIGATGGGFGGGPGGGFPGGGGPGGGQQAASDALEVALTAPVSVSTIAVAVALAVAGGLIAGAFGGWRASRLRPADALRRVE